Proteins encoded by one window of Brienomyrus brachyistius isolate T26 chromosome 1, BBRACH_0.4, whole genome shotgun sequence:
- the LOC125741921 gene encoding thrombospondin-type laminin G domain and EAR repeat-containing protein-like isoform X1: protein MSTVLFIFLLFLFGPRRSYAGSWRPCTDLVPLDLLSRALPGHGQALPGVHMVQHKGARGLQLSGPNGDISFPASPLFVNCDFFPEEFSIVVTLKVSHLANKKNEYIFTLVEENSAQLLLGLRFSQEKLHLLFLGPRGKEYVTLRAVKLVDNRWHTLVLAVAGHHFTLSLDCGMPLEIIHERPFPVALNTKGSRFYIGSRRRWKGFFSGLLRQLVLLPGSDATSRVCPSLEPSLAVLSIPGVLLDLPINPLGNEVLPYPYEAEVRVTMGTEPACSKQEQGQLWFDMLRKALLLCDGQAWTSLIGEKQRLDYVEDHQDLHTNSETFDVEVFQIPSVGLFAAMANREAKHGSGIYKWDGGRFEPYQNISTNEALAWKYFTVDKKMFLAVADSRGHSEGGQELSAIYKWSPRKLRFLHYQTLETHCARDWEAFQIQGEAFLAVANHRAGDNNHNIDSVIYKWNPGTKAFEVNQTIQTSGAYDWEFFTVGPYYFLVVANTFNGVTTHVDSTIYIWLGGRFQRFQDIKTFGATDWEVFQIGSRVFLAVANSQRLYERGPGVYTINSTIYELDMMTKTFLKFQDIITYSALDWEFFTLGDEKFLVVANSYDGTSYSLNSVIYRWQGYEGFVPIHHLPTIGCRDWEYFTSAEGIYLIYSSAREPLSKVFKLKTY from the exons ATGTCCACCGTGCTGTTCATCTTCCTGCTCTTCCTCTTTGGGCCCCGCAGGAGCTATGCCGGGTCCTGGAGGCCGTGCACAG ATCTGGTTCCACTTGACCTTCTGAGCAGAGCACTTCCAGGCCATGGCCAAGCTCTCCCTGGAGTGCACATGGTTCAACACAAGGGGGCTCGAGGCCTCCAGCTGTCTGGGCCAAATGGAGACATCAGCTTCCCTGCCTCACCACTCTTTGTCAACTGTGACTTCTTTCCAGAGGAGTTTTCTATCGTGGTCACACTCAAGGTGTCACACTTGGCTAACAAG AAGAACGAGTATATCTTTACTCTGGTGGAGGAGAACTCAGCTCAGCTGCTTTTGGGCCTACGGTTTTCTCAGGAGAAGCTCCATCTGCTTTTCCTGGGTCCCAGGGGCAAGGAGTATGTTACCCTCAGGGCCGTGAAGCTGGTGGACAACCGCTGGCACACGCTAGTGCTGGCCGTGGCAGGGCATCACTTCACCCTGAGCCTGGACTGCGGCATGCCACTGGAGAT TATCCATGAAAGGCCATTTCCTGTAGCTCTCAACACTAAAGGATCCAGGTTTTACATTGGCAGTCGAAGGCGATGGAAAGGCTTCTTCTCA GGGTTGCTACGACAGCTGGTCCTGTTGCCTGGATCTGATGCTACCTCACGGGTCTGTCCCTCATTAGAGCCCAGTCTTGCTGTCCTTTCCATCCCCGGAGTCTTATTGGATCTACCCATCAACCCCCTTGGAAATGAAGTTTTGCCGTACCCATATG AGGCTGAGGTGCGGGTGACAATGGGCACTGAGCCAGCCTGTTCCAAGCAGGAGCAGGGCCAACTGTGGTTCGACATGCTAAGGAAGGCGCTTCTGTTGTGTGACGGCCAGGCCTGGACCTCCCTGATCGGGG AAAAACAGAGGCTGGACTATGTGGAGGATCACCAAGACCTGCACACCAACTCGGAGACTTTCGATGTGGAGGTGTTCCAGATCCCGTCCGTAGGGCTTTTCGCAGCAATGGCCAATCGGGAAGCCAAGCATGGTTCCGGGATATACAAGTGGGATGGTGGGAGATTTGAGCCCTACCAGAACATCAGCACCAACGAAGCTTTGGCCTGGAAATACTTTACTGTTGACAAGAAG ATGTTCCTGGCAGTGGCTGATTCCAGGGGACACAGTGAGGGGGGGCAAGAGCTGTCTGCAATCTACAAGTGGAGCCCTCGCAAGCTGAGGTTCCTGCACTACCAGACACTGGAAACCCACTGTGCCCGTGACTGGGAGGCCTTCCAGATCCAAGGCGAGGCCTTCCTGGCTGTGGCCAATCACAGAGCAG GAGACAACAACCATAATATTGACAGCGTCATCTACAAGTGGAACCCTGGCACCAAGGCTTTTGAAGTCAATCAAACCATACAGACCTCCGGGGCCTATGACTGGGAGTTTTTCACTGTGGGACCATACTACTTCCTGGTGGTGGCTAATACGTTCAATGGGGTTACCACACATGTTGACTCCACCATCTACATCTGGTTGGGTGGTAGGTTTCAACGCTTCCAGGACATAAAA ACCTTTGGGGCGACAGACTGGGAGGTGTTCCAGATCGGAAGCAGGGTCTTCTTGGCGGTAGCCAACAGTCAGAGGCTGTATGAGAGAGGCCCAGGCGTTTATACCATCAACTCCACTATCTATGAGCTTGACATGATGACAAAGACTTTCCTAAAGTTTCAAGACATCATCACCTACAG CGCGCTTGACTGGGAATTCTTTACActgggagatgagaagtttctTGTGGTGGCCAATTCCTATGATGGAACATCTTACTCCTTGAACAGTGTAATATACAG ATGGCAGGGCTACGAGGGCTTTGTCCCCATCCACCACCTCCCAACCATCGGGTGCAGAGACTGGGAGTACTTCACCTCCGCCGAGGGCATCTACCTCATCTACTCCAGCGCCCGGGAACCTCTCTCCAAGGTCTTCAAGCTGAAGACATACTGA
- the LOC125741921 gene encoding thrombospondin-type laminin G domain and EAR repeat-containing protein-like isoform X2, whose product MSTVLFIFLLFLFGPRRSYAGSWRPCTDLVPLDLLSRALPGHGQALPGVHMVQHKGARGLQLSGPNGDISFPASPLFVNCDFFPEEFSIVVTLKVSHLANKNEYIFTLVEENSAQLLLGLRFSQEKLHLLFLGPRGKEYVTLRAVKLVDNRWHTLVLAVAGHHFTLSLDCGMPLEIIHERPFPVALNTKGSRFYIGSRRRWKGFFSGLLRQLVLLPGSDATSRVCPSLEPSLAVLSIPGVLLDLPINPLGNEVLPYPYEAEVRVTMGTEPACSKQEQGQLWFDMLRKALLLCDGQAWTSLIGEKQRLDYVEDHQDLHTNSETFDVEVFQIPSVGLFAAMANREAKHGSGIYKWDGGRFEPYQNISTNEALAWKYFTVDKKMFLAVADSRGHSEGGQELSAIYKWSPRKLRFLHYQTLETHCARDWEAFQIQGEAFLAVANHRAGDNNHNIDSVIYKWNPGTKAFEVNQTIQTSGAYDWEFFTVGPYYFLVVANTFNGVTTHVDSTIYIWLGGRFQRFQDIKTFGATDWEVFQIGSRVFLAVANSQRLYERGPGVYTINSTIYELDMMTKTFLKFQDIITYSALDWEFFTLGDEKFLVVANSYDGTSYSLNSVIYRWQGYEGFVPIHHLPTIGCRDWEYFTSAEGIYLIYSSAREPLSKVFKLKTY is encoded by the exons ATGTCCACCGTGCTGTTCATCTTCCTGCTCTTCCTCTTTGGGCCCCGCAGGAGCTATGCCGGGTCCTGGAGGCCGTGCACAG ATCTGGTTCCACTTGACCTTCTGAGCAGAGCACTTCCAGGCCATGGCCAAGCTCTCCCTGGAGTGCACATGGTTCAACACAAGGGGGCTCGAGGCCTCCAGCTGTCTGGGCCAAATGGAGACATCAGCTTCCCTGCCTCACCACTCTTTGTCAACTGTGACTTCTTTCCAGAGGAGTTTTCTATCGTGGTCACACTCAAGGTGTCACACTTGGCTAACAAG AACGAGTATATCTTTACTCTGGTGGAGGAGAACTCAGCTCAGCTGCTTTTGGGCCTACGGTTTTCTCAGGAGAAGCTCCATCTGCTTTTCCTGGGTCCCAGGGGCAAGGAGTATGTTACCCTCAGGGCCGTGAAGCTGGTGGACAACCGCTGGCACACGCTAGTGCTGGCCGTGGCAGGGCATCACTTCACCCTGAGCCTGGACTGCGGCATGCCACTGGAGAT TATCCATGAAAGGCCATTTCCTGTAGCTCTCAACACTAAAGGATCCAGGTTTTACATTGGCAGTCGAAGGCGATGGAAAGGCTTCTTCTCA GGGTTGCTACGACAGCTGGTCCTGTTGCCTGGATCTGATGCTACCTCACGGGTCTGTCCCTCATTAGAGCCCAGTCTTGCTGTCCTTTCCATCCCCGGAGTCTTATTGGATCTACCCATCAACCCCCTTGGAAATGAAGTTTTGCCGTACCCATATG AGGCTGAGGTGCGGGTGACAATGGGCACTGAGCCAGCCTGTTCCAAGCAGGAGCAGGGCCAACTGTGGTTCGACATGCTAAGGAAGGCGCTTCTGTTGTGTGACGGCCAGGCCTGGACCTCCCTGATCGGGG AAAAACAGAGGCTGGACTATGTGGAGGATCACCAAGACCTGCACACCAACTCGGAGACTTTCGATGTGGAGGTGTTCCAGATCCCGTCCGTAGGGCTTTTCGCAGCAATGGCCAATCGGGAAGCCAAGCATGGTTCCGGGATATACAAGTGGGATGGTGGGAGATTTGAGCCCTACCAGAACATCAGCACCAACGAAGCTTTGGCCTGGAAATACTTTACTGTTGACAAGAAG ATGTTCCTGGCAGTGGCTGATTCCAGGGGACACAGTGAGGGGGGGCAAGAGCTGTCTGCAATCTACAAGTGGAGCCCTCGCAAGCTGAGGTTCCTGCACTACCAGACACTGGAAACCCACTGTGCCCGTGACTGGGAGGCCTTCCAGATCCAAGGCGAGGCCTTCCTGGCTGTGGCCAATCACAGAGCAG GAGACAACAACCATAATATTGACAGCGTCATCTACAAGTGGAACCCTGGCACCAAGGCTTTTGAAGTCAATCAAACCATACAGACCTCCGGGGCCTATGACTGGGAGTTTTTCACTGTGGGACCATACTACTTCCTGGTGGTGGCTAATACGTTCAATGGGGTTACCACACATGTTGACTCCACCATCTACATCTGGTTGGGTGGTAGGTTTCAACGCTTCCAGGACATAAAA ACCTTTGGGGCGACAGACTGGGAGGTGTTCCAGATCGGAAGCAGGGTCTTCTTGGCGGTAGCCAACAGTCAGAGGCTGTATGAGAGAGGCCCAGGCGTTTATACCATCAACTCCACTATCTATGAGCTTGACATGATGACAAAGACTTTCCTAAAGTTTCAAGACATCATCACCTACAG CGCGCTTGACTGGGAATTCTTTACActgggagatgagaagtttctTGTGGTGGCCAATTCCTATGATGGAACATCTTACTCCTTGAACAGTGTAATATACAG ATGGCAGGGCTACGAGGGCTTTGTCCCCATCCACCACCTCCCAACCATCGGGTGCAGAGACTGGGAGTACTTCACCTCCGCCGAGGGCATCTACCTCATCTACTCCAGCGCCCGGGAACCTCTCTCCAAGGTCTTCAAGCTGAAGACATACTGA